The DNA window CTGCAAAGATCAAAACTCCTGACAGTTTTAAGCTTTGAGATCATCATtttggtataaaaaaaaaacatttagagCTTTTTATCTTTGGCGTTTTTGCCAAAGAAATAGAAACAAACAACTGTTTTTGCAACAGGAAGCTAGCAGCAAAGTTCcttaaaatttaaaatcttttctAATTTGTCTGTTGTAAGTTGTCCCAAAGTCATCTAAAAATATAAGAACATTGTGTTGACAAACAATTACATGTAAACTGCTTTGGTTTTGAAAAGGGTGCATGTATTCCACACAATCTGGAAATACGCACAGAAAAGggtaaaacaaatgtaaatgaaaaagaatgaaCTAAATCCACATTTGGCATGAGTAATTATTACTATTTGCAAATGGCTGCTAGATCAATTTAGACAATAAACGATACTGAGATTgagtttatgtttttatttatttattgcaaagTAATAGGTTTATAGGTTATATAGCTTTATGAAATCTGAAAATAGGACAACGCTCCCACAACTAAAACAGCTGGTCCTCTGattacatcaaacagaaaacagacaaccagggtttagaaaaagaaaatgtcagagCACACAAACCAGAGGCAGCCACATAACTTGATCAAGAACCTCAGGACATGTGTAATAagtatattcatttatttcttgaTCATAGtgactgtttttaatgcagttataTCCACATACCTAAGTATGATTATCTAGATATCACAACTTGAACTGACTTATCTCATGATTACAAAAAGTTTCATTAACAATTTTAAATTAGTCTTTTTCCATAAAGGCATTTTGAAGAACAATGTGATGTAGTAAAACTGTCACAAAGGGTCCTGGGTCCTTGATGTTAATCAAACCTGTTGTAGAATTGGGTGATTAAAACTTTGAGTTGTTTTGATGCAGATTTTAGCACCAAATTATATAAAACAGCATCAAAAAGAACAAGAATATGGCATCTGTGTTTATATCAACATAAGACTCCATTAATCTAATTAAATAACCTTCGTTCTTTTGCTATTGGTGTCTCtaatgaggaaaaaagaaaaagaaaaaagctcttaaacaaaatgaaacaagacTGCCTCATTCTGCTGAGAAAGAGTCCCTTCACATGCCGGTGGAAGTTGAGAAACCAAATCCCACAACTTCAGAGTCCTAGCTTACGCATTACTTTTTAACCATAATGGACACTGGGTGCCATCATTTTGCCACGGCCCTGCTTCAGCTCCTCTGAGCTTTCACCTTCTTGCATGAATGACGTGTCACTCCTCCACGTCATCTCCTGACAGCACTAAGTACAACTGCACTTCCACAGTTCTGATTAAAATCCTCACCCAACCTTGGTCGTGCCAGCCATGACCATTGTTAGTGCTGTGGATGGCATGACCTAACAACCCAGGTTTAGGTGACTATTATATTAGGTGTGCATGgtggagttttttgttttttttaaagctatgaGAAGTTGTTtgttaaaattatgttttaaaattaagttaacatgttttaacttttttcagtTGCTTTCCTTCACctgttttaattaaatataaatatttttatgttattattattttttaccagAAATGCAGACACAAATGGAAACAATACTACATTACATCATTCTGTGATCAAACAAGACCTGATGTCCACTACATGCTCCATGTTTTCTTCTGGTTTTTTAGAGACTatcaaaaacaaagagagagtAACAATGCAcactcaatcatccaggtaaaaaaatcccagaaagttgatccagttcatctggacgttgtgttttcagttggagaaatgttttatcactcatccaagtgacttctgcAGTTGAAGAGAGGATAAGTTTCATTTGGTAAAAGAACTGAGTGACACaagaaaacaaccaaaaaatcTTCCAGGTGAATTAGATAACTTCTTCAATTAATTGAACACACAGATAAAAAAACACTTCCTACTTCTTTGGCCTTGAAAGAACATGGCAAGAGAAAAATAGTATAAACGCTTTAACTATTGATAACCACGAATGTTTTGACTCACAATGAATCTCTgaatatgtttttaatttcttttctaaatTATTTTAACATCTTACTCACATTGGAATACTTTTTACTTGATAGCTTTTAAACAACAGATCTCTCAAATTACCAAAGAGTTTAAAGACAGATGAAAATTTGAGTTTTGCATGAAAGAACTGGAAATCAAACTCATGTCAGAATCTTTCAGCACGAATggacagcagagggcagcaacaccagagaggggagaggaagagatccagagagagaggagaggtggCAGCCACTTTAGAGGAAAGAGCTGTAGCTCTAAAGACGAGCAGGGTGCAGCTGCAATGTCAGGAGTCATGGCTTGTGAATGAGCTAAAGCACTTTTTAGTATTGCCTAATGATAAATTGCTTTAATGGCAATCTGGTAAAGTGCAATTATTTGGACATATAGACATAGGCCACTTTTATCTAGATGTTTCTTACAAATTCAGACAAAGACTTTGTCATGGCACTGATGAAATGAGCCGCATCATGTAGTATTTCTATGAGCAAGACAGATATGACAGTATCTGTCGTAGTGTCTAATGCCTCAGGTTCATTGTcattctgaaaaatgaagccgcTGCCAATCATTCTTCGTTGCATACGAGCTGTCGCCACTGATTTCCAGTCCAGCTTCCTTGTTGAGTTGTTTGTTATGTGTAGATAAAGCGCTGATTTACCCCAAGAGTTAGCTGCTGTTTTTATGCTTGGATGACTCATAGGTCAgagttaagtggcttaacagaccaaaaaaaaaaaaaagtctggctccttggaaataaaatataaagaaatgaggggtttctggagatttttgcacagtattgaCTTTATAATGCAAGTCAGGCATTGGAAAAACTGACAAACACCTCAAATCCAAAAAATAAGATGGCAGACACATCAGCAAAAATAGGAAAACCAGCTGACAGCTGATATTAATTCCACCAACTAGACATGAAAATCAGTgatctgtctttttttccctattCTTTTTAGAATACAACGTGTTTAATAAAAAGAATGCAGTACCAATGTCTGTTTTAATTTAATACATCCGAAGCTGAACATTGAATATTTATgggtttaattttatttttgctttggtATATTTCAATGTCACGTACAAAAAACGAAGAGGTATAATGTTGCCATGGATACAGTGAGACAGACTACTTAACCCCTATTTTGtagcttttaattaattaattaacattttaaaaatgtcaaagataacacagtttgacaggcattaGTAAGAaacacaagagaaaataaaagactTCAGGATTTGTACTGCCTTTTTAGATTTACTTAAATAAAGCATCCAATGAATGATCATCATATAAGCCAAATTACTAATAATCCTTGGTTTACATAATGGGCAAACCAACAAGTTTTAGGTTAATTACATGAGTTAATTACAAGGCTATTACACTAACAGAATTGGAAAATGATCTTTAATCTTTGTATGGTGTTTAAGGccattgtattattgtagggtctacctacGATATAAAGCgcattgaggcaactgttgttgtgatttgatgctgtataaataaatttgaattgaaccgaattaaattgaattttcAGTCTGTAGAAAAATTAGAAAATTGATGGCTGACTTTGTGTGAAGAAGATGTACATGAACACCATGAAAGGTTTAAAAATGTGAAGCTTAAGACAGATTTTTCATATATATGTTTCCAGTTATGCATAATTCGTTTATCCCAATATATGGGATAACTGAATTGCATTCAGCGTATAAATAACTAGAGATTATAAAAATGAGACATTTAAATacataaagtaaaaaagaaaatctgtcaGTTTAAAGTTAATCCATAGGaaaaatgatataaaataatgtatGGTAAAAATACCCCAAACATTGTTTTTAGGATTATAACAGTGTTTTCTATACAATACATGTAAACGTAGTGTTGCTCTTTATTTTGCAGTGAAACTTGAGCACAGGGCCATAGCAAAAAAAGAtgccattttttattttgaaagcatgACTGTGATTTGTTTTGATCTTGATATTGACTCAGCACTATAACAATCATTAATGGACAGTTCAGTTTCTTTGCAAGTTCAGATTTGCAATAAAATCTGAATGTTCTAATGCAATGCATTTTCCCACCTGAAGATCCACTACCTGCAAATTATCGAATCACACATTACATCACACTGCATATGGAGTACTATTTGAtaggttatttaaaaaaatactttaatcCGACAGTCAGTCCATGTCTTGTTATTTAAATATctatgtcatggtcctgggtcttttgacccagtgtttgagttttgctgtgtttcttgtaattttatattatgtttaaGTTCACTCGTTGTTCTAAAGGTTAATTCTTTAGTCCCTAGGTTATTCTGTTTAGATTTTGTTTATTAGATTTCCCCCTGTGTTAttgccctctgtgtctctgtgtgtgtctgtgtttatatagtAGTGTAAGTTCTTGTGCCCTGTTCCCCCTCCTTGTTTTATTCCATCATGTTTATCCATGTTTCCCTCGCTTGCTCCCTCTCGTCAGCCTCTTCTCCACTCTCGcaccatgtttcctgttttattgtgaaggtcccGTGTTTTCATATTCATTCTGTTCAGTCTGGTTTCCCCGGTCTTGTTATGGTTATTAGTGTCAGCTGTTTTCCTTGTGCGTTCTcactcccagtttagtttttgtagcattttgcctttttctcagcaataaagctgtgttttcgAGTTCACGTACTGTTTCCATGagttttgcatttgggtccttctcctgcctgTACACAGCCAGTTCATGACAATCTATAGAAGTTTACGCAACATAACTAAAGTTTTATCTATCAAGTAGAAAGAAGAGTCTCACAAACATGcattttgtttgtctttaatagatacacattaaaaaaaaattaacaaaaatacaCCTTGGCTGTTAATACTTAATACACACAGAACTGCCCAAATGTTCAGCTGATCAACTCTTTGacaaaagtattattattattatttaaaacaacaacaacaacaaaaacaaaaacagctaacTAACAACTATGTACAACAGCTTTCATTTGCTCCTTTGCCACAGGGGGTCACCACAGCTGGTAGCTCcatatgtttgatttggcagagtttTACACCAGAAGCTTTCTTGGCACAGTCCTAGAGGGATTTGTGAATTTGAATTTTCTGGCTGCTAAGCAAAGGTTTAACTACTACAACACTGGAGGTggtaaacaaaaaagaaacaaacaaacaaacaaacaaactaaaaaacccacacagaaaaatatttacTATTGTTAATATAGTGAAATGAAAACCATTTGATAGCAGTGGAGTAGTCGGGGGTTAAGTTTTGAAGAAGCCAAGTGAAAAAATAATCCTTGAATATGGGATTATACACAAACCTTATTATacagatacattttttttcatgcataTATGTGTGCATTTTCCATACTGTTAAATAGCATTGAAAAGGCCAGTAAACACTGAAGATTGCCTTGCAGGATTTAGCTGCATGTGTCTGAAGTAACAGTTTTATGTGATTGTTACTACACATGAATAGAGCACAGCAGGGAAACAATCATATGATTTCTGGTTAGACTGTGGTTGTTTGGAGCCTCTGCAAGATCTGTGCTGTTTTTAGTCTGTTGTGTTGGGACTAAACAGTTGATTTAGTTTTGAATGATAATGAAACATGAACAGGACTTTTGTATATCAGATAATTAAAACCGAGTTTGTGATTTAATACATGTAACTCAGAGGTCCTTAATGGTGTGAAAgttaaaaatgcaaaagttCCCTGACTGTGTTagaaatctttctttttttattcactaTGAGAGGGAGCACACTGTGTGACAGTGCATCAGTTAGATAACAACGTACGTGTAGGTCTTGCTTGGCTTCCTCAAATTATTGCCCCCAAATAATATTGCACGACTCTACTGTTTGATAGAGActtgtaaagaaagaaaaacagcgtgGTTAATTAAAATGGTCACTGGTATTTGTATTTATTGCATAAAAACCCCTTAAAACATGAATCGACTGACTTTGTCTGTAGTTTCTATATGACATGATTTTCTGACAAATGGCACCATAATGATTGTAATTATGCACAAATTTGCATGTAAAATACCTGCTGATATTTACCTGCTGATCACTTTACTATTATTATATACAAGGATTTTTGCCAACATTGCAGCACAAGGGTTTTAAACTAATCAACTGCATTAGCTTGTTCTATACAAAGAGTTATTGCATGAATTCAGTATTGCAGTATTAAATGCAACATCTGTTTGActaaatttatttttacatttaaaaaacacacatttaggtAACTATCCAAGTACTGTATCCTATAAGGAAATGTTACAGAATGTTAACACAGATGGACACACAAGCAAAAGCAGTATTGAAACTGGTTGGAGCTTGCTACGTGCTGTgatgtataaaacaaagttcCTCTCTTCTGTAGATTAAATGAATTTTGTGAAATGCACGCTGGACTTGGGAAATAATCAGTAATATTACAGTAAATGCAAGAAAATGAACTGGGCAGCTAGTACATTGATCCATGCGAGACTAAGTTTTGCATTCTAACCTGTTGTTCCTCGACTGGACTTTGTCGTCGGATGAATCGATGTAGCATTAACTTTAAATGACTCCTAAACTTCACACCaacaaatgcataaaaaacGGGGTTCAGGCAACAGTGGGAGAAAGCAATGAGCCTGCACACGTAAAATGCATAGTCAAGCTGGGTGCTTGCTTCACATTCATCTAATGACGGGACCACATGAGCAGGCAAGGCCCTCAAAAAGATTACAACATTGTACGGCACCCAGCCAATGAAGAACACAGTAACTATACAGAAGACTAACTTGACTGCTCTGTTTTTCGTGTGAGATCTTGTTCTTGTGATTCTTTCTAGTATTTGAATGTAGCAAAAAGCCATGACTGCAAAAGCAACTAGGAAGAAACCATTCTGTTGGATGACACCAACAGTTTCCCACACTGGATGACTATACTCACAGCCCTGTGATTCTTTATCTTTGTGGTGGACCTTGGTGATTGAGCTGAAGAGTAGGGAGGGCATGGCTGCTCCAGTGCTGATTATCCAAATCAGGACTGACAGAAACACCCCGATGGAGTGTTTAGGTGTGCTGAGATCAGACAGAGGATGGACCACAGCCAGGTACCTGTAGATGGTCATGATGGTCAGGAAGAGAATGCTGCTGTAAAACCCAGTGAAGAAGATAAAAGTCACAACTTTGCAGAGAATTTCAGAAAACACCCATCCCCGGACGTGGTAAATGGCCCAGAAAGGAAGACCGATGGTGAAGACGAGGTCAGAGATGGCCAAGTTGAGGATGAAAATGTTGGTCAGAGATTTAAGATTTTCATACAAAGCCAGGATTATGAGGACAAGAACGTTTCCTGTCAGGCTCAGTGTGATCACAACAGAGAAGAAAATCGGAATGGCAAAGGATCCAAATATCACAACTCCACTCTTATCACAGATTTCATCCTCATAGTCATAGTCATAGCTGAAGTTGAATAGTTGATTGCTGACATTAGTTGAAGtattcatttctgtcaaaccaGTACCTACAAAGTAAATATAAGTAAATGACTTTAGTGACATGTTACAATAGATTTTTCTTTCTGAGTAAAAAACAGCATGGAAAAGATTTCAAATAAAGTACCTTCTGCTTGATGAAATCGATAGCTTCCCAGATGAGACACCTTCTGTAGCAGCTTAAAAAGAGAATCATTTATAAACTCGTGACATTGTCAGTTTCTACTTCTGTTTTTGTGGTCACACCTGTTTTGCTCATATAGTAAATGGGTGACCTGTGATCTTATTTGGTTGTAGCATTATCCGCATATCTGTGAAATGAAATTTGCCGACTTTACAATGATGGAGCCCAAAATTCTGCATTTGTTTCTTctgcgtcttttttttttttccagaatatATCATTAggtaaaacaagaaaatatacAATTTCAggatatatttgttttttagattttaCAACCCCAGTTCTAAATAAGTTGGAACTGAAATGTCAATAAAAGAGAATGCAGTTATTTGCATTCACAAATATATCTGAAACAAATCAGATATCAGATGTTTCAGACTGAGAAAATGTACGGttctaagaagaaaaaaaaggtccctttgaatttgatggcagcaataCATTTAACAAAAAGTTGGGATAGGACCATGTTTATCACTCTGTAGCACcccttcttttaacaacagtcaGTAAAAAAGTGAACACTATGGAGACTAATTTCTGGACTTTTATGAGAGGAATGTTGTCCCATTCTTTTCTGATATAGGATTCTAGCTGCTTAACAATtctgggttgtttttgtttcatgattGGACAGATGTTTGGTGAAGGACCTGGACTGCAGGCAGTGTAGTTCAGCACCTGGAATATAGATGTGGTATACTATTTAGCATTGTCTTACAAAATTTTTCCAAAACCTTCCCTTAGAAAAGATATCGATTGTCTATGTCTTTTCCTTTCCtctcccccagtcatgtctgttcCAATTATAGTAACTTAAAAgttaagaatgaatgaatgaataaataaatacatacatagataaatattttttttaaataaataataataaagatcaaTCAagtggcaaagccataattttCAACTTGGAAAAATGAATCTGCTGGGCATTTATCTTGGCCTGCAGATAATAATTCTGATTGTTAAAGTGCCGAACAGgacaagcaaaaacaaacaaacaaaaagatgtcaAGCTGCTCATGCCATGGACACTAATATGTACCCCCATACCATCAGAAATGTGCTGATAACAAGCTAGATGATCCCACTCCTTTAATtgctgtccatccatccattatttGCTACTTCAAtaagatttgttttctttttcaccgagttaaaaaaacaaaacaaactacagCAAACACTGCACATTACAATTCTAACATGTTAATAGCTCCCTGTTCATATTTTCTTTCTAATACAGACCTCCCTCTGCCCGGccgcctcctccagcttgtccaggggGAACACCAAAGCGTTTCCAGGGCTGAACtgctcaccctatctctaagggagggGCCAGCCCCCGTTTGGAGAAAGCGCATTTCCGCTGCTTGTATTCTTTAAGTCACAAGCCAaagcttgtgaccataggtgaggatAGGGATGTAGATCGACTGGTAAGAGCCTCGCTTttatgctcagctctctcttcaccatcatgGACCACCATCCACCACAGTGCCCGCAGCCCCAGCATCAATTCATCTGTCAATCTCCTGCTCCCCTCCCCCCTCACCTCCACTTGGGTTAAGTCGTCCCTGACCCAGGGTGGGCACTCTGAGGACCATagcctcagacttggaggtgctgattctcattctcACCGTTTCGCACTCAGCTGCAAACCGATCAagtgtgagctggaggccaccacgtgatgaagccaacagaaccacattttctgcaaaaagcagagacgaGAAGCCTACCGCCTCTTGGCTATGCCAAGAAAGTTCAGCACCCACCGGGAGTGACTCTAAATTATTGCCAGCTATGTGGACCAAGCTCTTGGCATGATTGTATAAGAATTGAATGACTCGCAGCAAGAGGCCAAACACCCCGTATTCTTCAAGACACTTTGAGGAACATTAAATGCCTTCttcaagtccacaaaacacatgaaacTGGTTGGGAAAACTCCCACACACCCTCATGTTAAAGAGTTGGTTCAGTGTTCCATGACCGGGTTGAAAATTGCATTCAGTCCGTATCCAAGGTTCGACTAACTGATGGACtgtcctttccagcaccctggcatagactatCCCGGGGAGGCTGAGGCTGAGAAGTATGATCCCTTATAGTTGGAGCACACCCTCTGGTCTCCTTTCTTGAAGATGggaaccaccaccccggtctgccaatccagaggtaCTGCCACTGATCTCTatgcaacattgtagaggcatgtcaaccaagacagccctgaCTTCAGCTAAGTCACCTTGGACACTAAACTTCCAACTTTTACACAGTATGTGGTCTGTCCTACCAGGGGAGGAGAGAATTTTAGACCTACTGCATGCTAATGTCAAGGATGAATACAGTTCCTCCCCCACTGGGTAGGTCAGATCATAAACTAATTCACCTCACCCCCCTGCTCTATGCCCATTGTGAAGAGCGAGCCTGTGATCACCAGAAGTATTACGAGGTGGTTGAAGGAGGCTTTAGCGGAACTACAGGGCTGTTTTGAGGTGACTGGGAGATACTCTGTGACCACATGGGAGCACTCTGTGACCACATCAATGGGTTCACTGACTACATAACCTTCTCCACCAACATCATTGTTCCAGCTCAGAGTGTCcattgttacccaaataacaAGCAGTGGGTTACTATGGACATCAAACACGCAGCAATGACAAGAAGAGGGCCTTCAGAGCAGGTAATGGAGAGAAGCTGAGAATGGTTCAGGCATTATTATAAGGcaagatcagagaggctaaggACAATTACAGGAGAAAGCTGGAGTGTAAACTCCACCAGAAGAGCGTGAGAGAGGTGTGGAGTGCCACAAAGACAATCACTGGATTCGGGCTATCTAACAGCAGAGGAGACCAGAACTAATGAgttgaatgtgtttttcaacagattCAAAACTGCAGTGAATGCTCACCCCCCTGCTGATTTACCTGTAGTCAGCCTGCAATACACAGCCACACTACTCTCCCTCCCTTTCCACATTGCACCGTAGCCTCCTGTAAAAGTATTGACATCTGTCCCCCACTTATCACTTTCACTCATGAGCCGGTTCAAAGACAAATGAGAAGACGATGGGGTGAGTCTCCGTGTCCTCaaggcctgtgccccccagctTTGTGGAGTCTTTCATACATTGTTTATGATGAGTCTGAGTGTGCAGAGTTTCCCAGTGCTGTGGAAGACATTATGCCTCCTTCCTGTACCAAAAATGCCACATCCCAGTGGCCACCAGGATTAAAGGCCTGTGGCACTGACTTCCCATGTCATGAAGACTCTGGAATGACTCATCCGTGATCAGCTCCGACCTATTGTCAGGCCACATCAGGATCATCTTCAGTTTGCATACCAACCACACCTTGGAGgcgaggacgccatcatctacctgcacACTCTTGTCTACGCCCATCTGGACAAGTCGGCGAGCACTGTAAAGGTCATGTTTTTCAACGTTTCCAGTGCATTCAATACCATCAGGCCAACCCTCCTGGGTGATAAACTTACGGTGATGCAGGTGAAGTCCTCTCttgtgtcctggattgttgattacctgacaacAATCAGGAAAAACTATAATATGTGCATCTTCAACATTGTATGTCTGACAAagtgatcagcaacacaggggcaccacaagggactgtcctctccccgTTCCTCTTCAACCtatacaccacagacttcagccactgcaaagacacctgccatcttcagaagttttctgatgactctgcggtggttggatgcat is part of the Pelmatolapia mariae isolate MD_Pm_ZW linkage group LG23, Pm_UMD_F_2, whole genome shotgun sequence genome and encodes:
- the xcr1a.1 gene encoding chemokine (C motif) receptor 1a, duplicate 1, which translates into the protein MNTSTNVSNQLFNFSYDYDYEDEICDKSGVVIFGSFAIPIFFSVVITLSLTGNVLVLIILALYENLKSLTNIFILNLAISDLVFTIGLPFWAIYHVRGWVFSEILCKVVTFIFFTGFYSSILFLTIMTIYRYLAVVHPLSDLSTPKHSIGVFLSVLIWIISTGAAMPSLLFSSITKVHHKDKESQGCEYSHPVWETVGVIQQNGFFLVAFAVMAFCYIQILERITRTRSHTKNRAVKLVFCIVTVFFIGWVPYNVVIFLRALPAHVVPSLDECEASTQLDYAFYVCRLIAFSHCCLNPVFYAFVGVKFRSHLKLMLHRFIRRQSPVEEQQVRMQNLVSHGSMY